The following are encoded in a window of Bacillus sp. es.036 genomic DNA:
- a CDS encoding ABC transporter substrate-binding protein has protein sequence MKKVIGLMMSLVLLFGILAGCSNSESSGEAKGDKDVDLKVWSFTDELKKPITKFEEKNGVKIELTIVPIADYPTKLKPVLESGVGAPDVFTGEIAFLKQWVNAGYWENLSEDPYNVNELADNYVPYVFDLGKDENGDVRALSWQTTPGGIYYKRSIAKEVLGTDDPDEIGEMLTSMDKVFEVSEKMKEKGYRMFPDEGSIRWFSQGDDPQAWVNEKDELQLTDQKIEFLDYAKKLREESYTALAPEWSPSWFEAMDKPIKVKENGDETETEVFSYVLPTWGLHSVLKTNVEDSVGDWAVTSGPSPYFWGGTWLGVYNKSENKELAYDFVKMMTQDDEFLTDWAKETGDVLSYLPVTNEIKGDFSDEFLGGQNNYQFFLEQAKSIEPGIVTKYDQQLDTFYGNAVQEYVDGKKSKDEAIAEFYKKAQNAYPELKVPKK, from the coding sequence ATGAAAAAGGTTATTGGTCTTATGATGTCACTCGTCTTATTGTTTGGTATTTTAGCTGGTTGTTCAAACTCGGAGTCTTCAGGAGAAGCAAAAGGGGATAAAGATGTTGATTTAAAAGTTTGGTCTTTTACCGATGAGTTAAAGAAACCAATTACAAAATTTGAAGAAAAAAATGGTGTGAAAATCGAGCTAACAATTGTACCGATTGCTGACTACCCTACTAAGCTTAAGCCTGTTCTTGAAAGTGGCGTAGGAGCACCTGATGTGTTTACGGGAGAAATCGCGTTTTTGAAGCAATGGGTAAATGCTGGTTACTGGGAAAACCTTTCTGAGGATCCTTATAACGTAAATGAACTTGCAGATAACTATGTGCCCTATGTTTTTGACTTAGGTAAGGACGAGAATGGTGATGTAAGAGCATTATCATGGCAAACAACACCTGGTGGAATTTACTACAAGCGTAGCATTGCGAAAGAAGTGCTTGGCACCGATGATCCTGATGAAATTGGTGAAATGCTAACATCAATGGATAAAGTATTTGAAGTATCAGAAAAAATGAAAGAAAAAGGTTACCGTATGTTCCCGGACGAAGGATCGATTCGCTGGTTCTCTCAAGGAGATGATCCTCAAGCTTGGGTCAATGAAAAGGATGAATTACAGCTAACAGATCAAAAAATCGAATTTCTAGATTATGCAAAAAAACTTCGTGAAGAGAGCTATACAGCACTTGCTCCAGAATGGTCACCTTCATGGTTTGAAGCAATGGATAAGCCAATTAAGGTAAAAGAAAATGGCGATGAAACTGAAACAGAAGTTTTCTCTTATGTTCTTCCTACATGGGGTCTACATAGTGTCTTGAAGACAAATGTAGAAGACTCTGTTGGAGACTGGGCAGTAACAAGTGGTCCTAGTCCGTATTTCTGGGGTGGAACTTGGTTAGGTGTCTACAACAAGTCTGAGAATAAAGAGCTTGCGTATGATTTTGTGAAAATGATGACACAAGATGATGAATTCCTAACAGATTGGGCAAAAGAAACTGGCGATGTTCTTTCTTACCTTCCTGTAACGAATGAAATCAAAGGGGATTTTAGTGATGAGTTCCTTGGTGGACAAAATAACTATCAGTTCTTCCTTGAGCAAGCAAAGAGCATTGAGCCAGGTATCGTAACAAAGTACGATCAGCAGCTTGATACATTTTATGGTAATGCGGTTCAGGAGTATGTAGATGGTAAGAAATCAAAAGACGAAGCGATTGCTGAATTTTATAAGAAAGCTCAAAATGCTTACCCTGAATTGAAAGTACCAAAGAAGTAA
- a CDS encoding carbohydrate ABC transporter permease, whose protein sequence is MKNLNRYGYAFIAPFWIIFLIFNIYPVALTFYYSFTNYSGSGTAEVVGFANYQRLIADSYFVEAFFNTWKIWGVNFALQIVIALILAMIFSDARVKMKGLSFFRSIFYLPNLITVSSVALLFGILLDWQHGSLNMVLMNIGVISEPINWLNQPTTAQLSVSLILTWMWFGHSFIVVMAGVSGISTDFYEAALIDGANRWQTFTKITLPLLKPILLYIMITSLIGGLQLFDLPMLLTDGIGSPDGSLNTMVLYLYNQAFKYNNYGYAAAVAYGLFIITVIFSAIVFKSMYGNERKQARRV, encoded by the coding sequence ATGAAGAATCTGAACCGCTATGGCTATGCCTTTATAGCACCGTTTTGGATCATTTTTCTCATATTTAATATCTACCCCGTAGCACTAACCTTCTACTATAGTTTTACAAATTACAGCGGTAGTGGAACGGCAGAAGTAGTAGGTTTTGCGAACTACCAACGATTAATTGCTGACTCCTATTTTGTAGAGGCATTCTTTAATACATGGAAAATATGGGGTGTGAACTTTGCCCTCCAAATTGTCATTGCACTTATTCTAGCTATGATCTTCTCAGATGCGCGAGTGAAAATGAAAGGACTTTCATTCTTCCGTTCGATCTTCTACCTACCAAATTTAATTACGGTCAGTTCAGTAGCCCTATTATTTGGCATACTACTAGATTGGCAGCACGGATCGTTAAATATGGTTTTAATGAATATCGGTGTTATCTCAGAGCCTATTAACTGGTTGAATCAGCCAACAACTGCTCAACTTTCAGTATCTCTTATTCTCACGTGGATGTGGTTTGGACATTCCTTCATCGTCGTTATGGCGGGCGTATCAGGAATTTCTACTGATTTCTATGAAGCTGCTTTAATTGATGGAGCGAATCGTTGGCAAACCTTCACCAAAATTACGCTTCCTTTGTTAAAACCGATCCTTCTTTACATTATGATTACCTCGTTAATTGGTGGTCTCCAGCTATTTGATTTACCTATGCTTTTAACAGATGGTATTGGTTCTCCAGATGGATCGTTAAATACGATGGTTCTCTACTTATACAACCAGGCATTTAAGTACAACAATTATGGTTACGCTGCTGCAGTTGCATACGGGCTGTTTATTATTACAGTGATCTTCTCAGCAATTGTCTTTAAATCAATGTATGGCAACGAGCGTAAACAAGCGAGGCGGGTGTAA
- a CDS encoding carbohydrate ABC transporter permease, which translates to MIDRSEIENNVTPEQLAKRTLIPQEKKTKKRRSIVKGIIYALLILTAVICFIPFLMMLVNATRSNDAILTGFTLIPGTALMENYRTMMEYVNIWNGFKNSLIISVLVTLLTGYFSALTAYGFAFYTFKGKNFLFVFMLVMMMVPGQLGLIGFYELCKNLGILDTFIPLIVPAVASPFVVFFLRQYIQTTLHPSLIEAARIDGASELRIFHTVAIPIMMPAVATMSIFTFIGSWNNYIMPLVILFSPEKYTLPVLMGFLKGSQVAQNLGSMYLGIAISVVPIMIAFLFLSKYIVNSISAGAVKE; encoded by the coding sequence ATGATCGACCGATCAGAAATCGAAAACAATGTGACGCCTGAACAACTGGCGAAAAGAACGCTAATCCCTCAAGAAAAAAAGACGAAGAAGCGTCGCTCGATTGTGAAGGGGATCATTTATGCGCTACTCATTTTAACTGCGGTTATTTGTTTTATTCCATTCCTTATGATGCTTGTCAATGCGACGCGTTCAAATGATGCGATTCTTACTGGATTTACGTTAATTCCTGGTACAGCACTGATGGAGAACTATCGCACCATGATGGAATACGTAAACATCTGGAATGGCTTTAAAAACAGTTTAATTATTTCGGTGCTTGTGACGCTTTTAACTGGTTACTTTTCAGCTCTAACTGCGTATGGCTTTGCTTTCTATACATTTAAAGGTAAAAATTTCTTGTTCGTTTTTATGCTTGTGATGATGATGGTACCAGGTCAGTTAGGTCTAATCGGCTTCTACGAGCTTTGTAAAAACCTAGGCATCCTGGATACGTTTATCCCATTAATTGTCCCTGCAGTTGCTAGTCCATTTGTTGTGTTCTTCTTACGTCAGTACATTCAAACGACGCTTCATCCAAGTTTAATTGAAGCTGCTCGAATTGACGGAGCAAGCGAATTGCGGATCTTCCATACGGTTGCGATTCCGATCATGATGCCAGCAGTGGCAACGATGTCGATCTTTACTTTCATCGGCTCATGGAACAACTACATTATGCCGTTAGTGATTCTATTTTCACCAGAAAAGTACACGCTACCGGTTTTGATGGGATTCCTAAAAGGTTCACAGGTCGCACAAAATTTAGGTTCTATGTATCTAGGTATCGCCATTTCTGTTGTACCGATCATGATCGCCTTTCTATTTTTATCTAAGTACATCGTTAATAGTATTTCAGCAGGGGCTGTTAAAGAGTAG
- a CDS encoding GH1 family beta-glucosidase, giving the protein MNFNKDFTFGTATSSYQIEGAHNEGGRTPSIWDMFCDIPGKVHQQHNGNVACDHYHRYEEDIQIIKELGVDSYRFSIAWPRIFPAKGDYNPEGMAFYKTLAKRLREEGIKPAVTLYHWDLPMWAHEEGGWVNRDSVEWFLDYAKVCFRELDGLVDSWITHNEPWCAGFLGYHMGVHAPGHTNLDEAVRAVHHMLLSHGEAVNLLKNEFASTTSIGITLNLSPVYPKTDSVNDRLAANNSDGYSNRWFLDPVFKGSYPVDMMNLFSKYVHNFDFIQDGDLQTISTQCDFFGINFYSRGLVEFNAANDFMTQGAYSDYEKTGMGWDIAPNEFKDLIRRLRNEYTDLPIYITENGAAYDDKVEDGRVHDQNRIDYVEKHLQAVSDLNEEGMNIQGYYLWSLLDNFEWSFGYDKRFGIIYVNYETQERIWKDSALWYADIVKNRGSVLPLNA; this is encoded by the coding sequence ATGAATTTCAATAAAGACTTTACGTTTGGAACGGCAACATCTTCGTATCAAATTGAAGGAGCCCACAACGAGGGAGGAAGAACTCCTTCCATCTGGGATATGTTCTGTGATATCCCAGGTAAAGTGCATCAACAGCACAATGGTAATGTAGCTTGTGATCACTACCATCGCTATGAAGAAGACATCCAAATTATTAAAGAACTTGGGGTAGACAGTTACCGCTTCTCCATCGCTTGGCCACGAATATTCCCAGCGAAGGGGGATTATAATCCAGAGGGAATGGCCTTCTACAAAACATTAGCAAAACGATTGCGTGAAGAAGGCATTAAGCCAGCTGTTACTCTCTACCACTGGGACCTTCCAATGTGGGCACATGAAGAAGGCGGTTGGGTAAACCGAGATTCAGTCGAGTGGTTCTTGGATTATGCAAAAGTTTGCTTCCGTGAGCTTGATGGATTAGTAGATTCATGGATTACGCACAACGAACCATGGTGTGCTGGCTTCCTTGGGTACCATATGGGCGTTCATGCTCCAGGACATACGAACTTAGATGAAGCTGTTCGTGCTGTTCACCATATGCTTTTATCTCATGGAGAAGCGGTGAATTTGTTGAAAAACGAATTTGCTTCGACGACATCCATTGGGATTACGTTAAATTTATCGCCTGTTTATCCGAAAACGGATTCGGTTAACGATCGCCTTGCAGCAAATAACTCAGATGGTTACTCGAATCGCTGGTTCTTAGATCCAGTTTTTAAAGGAAGCTACCCGGTAGACATGATGAACTTGTTCTCTAAATATGTTCATAATTTTGATTTTATTCAAGATGGCGATTTGCAGACAATATCCACTCAATGTGATTTCTTTGGTATTAACTTTTATAGCCGTGGTTTAGTCGAATTTAATGCGGCCAATGATTTTATGACTCAGGGGGCATATTCTGATTACGAAAAAACTGGAATGGGATGGGATATTGCACCAAATGAATTTAAGGACCTCATTAGAAGATTAAGAAATGAATATACAGATCTCCCAATTTATATTACGGAAAATGGCGCAGCGTACGATGATAAGGTGGAAGACGGACGAGTTCACGATCAAAATCGAATCGATTACGTTGAAAAGCATCTTCAAGCTGTTTCAGATTTAAATGAAGAAGGCATGAACATTCAGGGCTACTATTTGTGGTCGTTGCTTGATAATTTCGAATGGAGCTTTGGGTATGATAAGCGTTTTGGAATAATCTACGTGAATTATGAAACTCAGGAACGAATCTGGAAAGACAGTGCATTGTGGTATGCGGACATTGTGAAAAATAGAGGATCCGTTCTGCCACTTAATGCATAG
- a CDS encoding glycoside hydrolase family 30 protein: MTHIQSARDNGDLLNVKEPLEVSSLPNEDATQIKLNPNETYQTILGFGGAFTEASAHTLSLISEEKRNEVIHRYFHPEEGLGYRFGRTHMNSCDFSLGNYTYVEDNDTSLSTFSIEREKELVIPLIKDATKVAGDSLSIVSSPWSPPHWMKSNNEMNHGGKLLPEFQSTWANYYMKYVDAMEAEGIPIWGLTIQNEPEAKQVWDSCLYTAEEERDFIKNHLGPEIRKNGRDDLKVIIWDHNRDVVYERASKVLSDPEAAQYVWGTGLHWYVSEEFENLSKVHNAFPDKHLIFTEGCIEGGVQLGAWHTGERYARNIIGDLNNYLEAWIDWNIVLNEEGGPNHVGNYCDAPVIVDTKTGEVHYNSSFYYIGHFSKYVKPGAVRISCTASNNDIQLTAFQNPSGEIVVILMNENDEEHAVNLELEEQNVAVLMPGHSISTILI, from the coding sequence ATGACTCATATTCAATCGGCTAGAGATAATGGAGATCTTCTTAACGTTAAAGAACCCCTAGAAGTCTCATCTCTTCCAAATGAAGATGCTACTCAGATTAAGCTTAATCCAAATGAAACATATCAAACAATACTAGGGTTTGGTGGTGCCTTTACAGAGGCATCTGCTCATACCCTTTCTCTTATTAGCGAAGAGAAAAGGAATGAAGTTATTCATCGCTATTTTCATCCAGAAGAAGGACTTGGCTATCGTTTCGGTCGTACTCATATGAATAGCTGTGATTTTTCGTTAGGCAACTATACGTATGTTGAAGATAATGATACATCTTTATCAACCTTTTCAATTGAGAGGGAAAAGGAACTTGTCATTCCATTGATAAAAGATGCGACTAAGGTAGCTGGGGACAGCTTGTCTATCGTTTCTTCGCCATGGAGTCCTCCGCATTGGATGAAAAGCAATAATGAAATGAATCATGGTGGAAAGCTTCTTCCAGAGTTTCAATCTACTTGGGCGAACTATTACATGAAGTATGTTGACGCAATGGAAGCGGAGGGAATCCCGATTTGGGGATTAACAATCCAGAATGAACCTGAAGCAAAGCAAGTATGGGACTCTTGTCTTTATACAGCAGAAGAAGAACGAGATTTCATTAAAAACCACCTTGGACCCGAAATACGGAAGAACGGTAGAGACGATCTTAAAGTGATTATCTGGGATCACAATCGGGACGTTGTTTATGAGCGGGCAAGTAAAGTGTTGTCTGACCCAGAAGCAGCTCAATATGTTTGGGGAACTGGACTTCATTGGTACGTTTCTGAGGAGTTCGAAAATCTTTCAAAAGTTCACAATGCTTTCCCTGATAAGCACCTTATCTTCACAGAAGGTTGCATTGAAGGAGGAGTGCAACTCGGTGCGTGGCATACTGGTGAGCGATACGCGCGGAACATAATTGGAGACTTGAACAACTACTTAGAAGCATGGATTGATTGGAATATCGTATTGAATGAAGAAGGCGGTCCGAATCACGTAGGTAATTATTGTGATGCACCGGTCATTGTTGATACGAAAACAGGTGAAGTTCATTACAATAGTTCTTTTTATTATATAGGTCACTTTAGCAAGTATGTAAAGCCTGGTGCCGTTCGGATATCATGTACTGCTTCTAACAATGATATTCAACTAACTGCTTTTCAAAATCCGTCTGGTGAAATAGTCGTTATCCTTATGAATGAAAATGATGAAGAACATGCTGTTAATCTGGAGCTCGAGGAACAGAATGTAGCTGTTCTAATGCCTGGTCATTCGATCTCTACAATTCTCATATAA